The nucleotide sequence CTTttaatgaataatttattacttctattgcattaattattttacttaagAACAATTAGGCATCGGCGTAATATAAAATTCTACGAGGTTATCAAAGTCCTTCATTCTCGTGATGGATTCAtctgtaaattattatttaattataaatattattatgcatagtatttaaaaatttgttaatgtgcaatttataataaaaaaaccaGTTACAATATAGatgttaaattattgaaaGCAAATAAACATACCTGACAAAGTCAATTCATTGCTTAAGAAACGGACACGACGAGCATAAGGCTGTTGAATTTTTTGTCTCATCAAGGGTGCTATGAGTTTTGTTGGGTTCCACGGAAAGTTAAGAGATCCACCGTGAGATTTATCGGAAAATAAGAGATCAGACTTGActtctttcatttttaaaatatcggTTATTCTGTATTGATTCGAATCAACGTTCCACGTGAATTTGCACCCAGCAACGTGCTGTTTTCTGTCATCCGTACTATAACAATACAAAAGTTTTATAACGTTTGCAAAAACAAAGACAAATTACACAAGTTACTATAGACGCCAAAAATTACAAACCATTGTCCCTGCTCACTGGTCTGAACTTTCATTATAAGTAAAAGAATTATGTCGCCACTTAGAGCGCATATGTCAATAATTTCTATATCGTAGTCGCTACAGTGCCAATACttctttttgaataatttacatTGCCAGTCCGCAATATGATGGGAGAATGTTTCAATGTCAAAACTCATCTGATGTATTGAAACGCACGGTACATTCTTAAAGAATAGGTTACATTAACGAAtgactttattttcattgaTTTAGTATAATCTATCTGGATTTCAAAGGCTTACCAGTTTTTCTGCTTTGGCATTGCTTATCATTCCCATTTGAACGTAATCTGCTCCATGAACCTGCATAGGAAGCACACATTGATAACTTACATATCCGCCAGTTTCTTCATCTGCAAAATAGAcaattttatataaacattaaaaaattgacgttatttgaaaaatcgttAAATGCTCAAAATAATCACCTTCAACATCGGTAATAACAGAAGTCCTCTCATCGTCCAAATGAATATAACTGCGCTTGAAATGTGACGTGCATTTTATTAAAGGATATTGCAGTGTAGCTTTAGGAACTAAAGGTGAAACATTGCTTAAGCATGGCTTGTTAGTCCGTTCGCGGCAAAGATTAGGcaacaactgattttgattGAGTGGtcttaatacatttttttcagctgcaacaaaatattattttttattagttaGCTAAAGTGAACAGCTgactttaaatttaaatagttCAAGTCTCTTACTCATGTCGTATATATTATCACCAAGCGCATGCGAATCTTGAGAATTGAAGTCCTCTGACTCACTGTGTTCTGAATCTATTTGATGGCGTCTACCATTAGGCAAGGGCGAAGCAACCGGTGAAATTTGATATATCGAACATCCACGGTGCTTGGATTGATCACGAACGTGCTTGAAAGGAACTATATTTTCGGCGTCCTCAGTTTCGTCGCAGAATTCGTACTTTTTGTCGGCGAGTCGTCGTTTCCTAAACGAACTTAGTTTTTCGCACGTTTCCAGAGCATCATCTGTAAATTCGTAAGCCTTTTCCGCTTCGAGATTGAGTTTGTAACTCGCTCGAGTTCGGGGTTGGGAATTCAAGTTTGATGTAGGAGATACGATGTTCGTTCGTTTTCGGGAGTTTGTGGgtctgaaaataattttttgagtTCTAAAGAATGTTCTAAAATTACTTCTCTCTGAAGTGTAATCTGAAAGTACCTGAATGATTTCGTGATTGGTGGTGACATCAAGCGAGGAGATGACGGTGTCGTGCTTCCTATGGAAAGGGTATAGAGAGGCGAATTGAAAGATGTGATGTTGATGCATGAGTTACCCTGAGATGCACCAGGTTGTGGTGAGTTCCTGTGACTAGAATCTGAGtttcgtgtttttaaaatgtctAATGGTGGCGTGTGTACAGGTGAAGGTGACCAAGGAGTTGTTTTCCAATCTGAGGGCAGCCTCTGTGGAGTTGACCTGGGAGAGCATGGAGGATGTTTCACTAACGTTATAAGATCACTACCTATGCTCAGTTCTTGCGACATGTCTTCACAAAAgtcttgtaaaattttatccCTAACTGAAATTGCTTGCTGTTCCGTTTGACAACTTGAACTACTGGAATTACCACACTGACACTGCATATTATCCAAACACATACATactttttcactcaaactaatactagatttattattatcacaGATATAATCGCTTTGATTGCTGCTAGAGGTATTTAATGAATGTTCACTTTCTGTTCTGTCATACACTCTACATTGCATTTCATCATTGAAATCGTACTCAGTTATGGTAGAGTCACATTTTGGCGAAACCACAGATGCACTCTCTGGAGTCAATTCTTTATCATCTAAACTATCGTATTGTTCAGCCTTTGTTTCTTCTGCCTCGCTGATGCTAATCACATCTAATTGTTCAATGTCAACGAGAGATGCATCTTGCTTTTCTATAGTTctttgatttttctctttgacATTGTCCAAATCCACCCTGAGCACGTGTAAGAAATTTCCTGTATTCACCACAATGtgatttgaataattcaaacaaACAGGTGCTCGAAATTTTGGATAAGGTGAAATAACTTCATACGCTGTGTGTACTGTGAGGCCATGTTGCAAACAGTTACAACGCACACAGGTATCCCAATTGGCAGCCAAATCTAAGGAAAGGAAAATAAATCAGCATCTTACAAGGTAAAAATTACAAAtgaggataaaaaaaaatgtagtgATAATACTAACCATCCTCTTCGTATGAGGATGCTATACTTTGACAATCCTTACAATTACTAAGAGACGGAACTGTAGTCATAGTAACAAATGCTTTATCTGTTTGCTGTGATTGCATTATTTGGAAATTTGAACTGCaagaaacaaacaaacaaaatattccTTAGTCAGCAATGACATAACAATGGAAAATCACTCTGAACGTTGATTGAAAGTAGCTTACCAGAGGCCATGTATTACTAGCTTATTCCTCTCTGTTGGCCACTGAGCAATAACAATACTTAGTTCTTTGTAGATACTATAATTACCAAATAAAGTAACTTCAGCTACTTTTCGAGCTACTCGATTAGGAGTGAAAGCCCACCAGTgtaaaaaatacttaaaaaggCTTCCTAGAACTCCAACGTCAACATTGTAtgtatatgttaataaaaatcgTCCGCACTGTGTGAGCCCCATAACAATATGCCTACAAAACATGGGAATCAAGAATTTAATATAGAAACTCCCTTTCAACTTTGCTGTAGACTTGCTGTACTCACCCTGCTTGGAGAGCAGATTTGGGAATAACTTGCAACAATGATAGGTGACGCCACGAGGGTATTGTCGTAAAAAGCCTTTCTTCAGGAGCATAGTTGTGCTGCGTTAAAGATCCTCTTATCTACGCATAATGATAAATACTCTCTTATATATTCTAACATTATTTAATGCTGTAAAATGCAAACTTGTACACTGTCTGTTTTTAAACAAGTTTGTTGTACAGTATACTTGACAATAGTTTCGAAAATACCGTGAATCGAACAGAAAAATTAAAGCCCATCTATAGAAACAAAGGTCAAGTATATAGcatctaaaaaaaaagtactTTGCAGGAGCAAGTAGAGAAAGAAAAGGGAGCTTTAAAGAAAGCTTCATGACCTTGATACTGAGTTCCAAAgcaaataactaaaaattaccCAAACTTGCATCATAAGAAATgggaaaaatcaataaagccATTGCTCCGAAATGTCCTTCCCCCTTTTTGAATCTGCCCATCCAGCCCAACAAAGCCCCTCATCCCATCGAGCGTCAAGAGCAAGTATGACTAAGTATAACGAGTCCCAGAGCCGAGCGAAAAATCACGCCCAGAAATCAGGATCCTCGAGTCCACGAGTGAGCTCATCCCGAGAATCCTGTGCATCGGGAACGCGAAGGAAATCAATCGGAAGGATCGTGCGAGTGGTTTTTTTTGAAAAGCGATCAGCGGCTACCTCGCGCGTGTAGAGCTTCTGCAAAAAGTTCCTCTCGTTGCGCCGGGTTATGAGGCTCGTCCTCTGGCTGTCGACGACGTACTCAAAGGACTTCTCCGAGGAGATATCTGAGAAACATTCGTTGAAGTACGAATCTGAGGTAGTGTCGGAAGACGAAGCGTCCGCcatttttaaataaccagTCCACTCCACGGATTTTTCACGCGAAAGGCACTGAGCGAGGGACTCGCTCAGATTGTGAACTCGATGCTCACGAGCGAAGACTGCCGCTGTCGACTAAGTATATGTGCATGTTTGCCCCTCTATTTCTACGCTTTTGATGCGTTGCAGCAGctgcggtggcggcggcggtgctGCATACACTGATggagctatatatatatatgcgttgTATTTATaggaaaatcgattttttaaatgCCGGCAaggaattattatataaaggtaTAGGTTATAGGTATAATACATACGCATGCGTTGATTCAATTATATGGTATTCGCAGTGTTGAAACATTTTGTGACGagttacatttatttatttacttattagCACAGCTGCAGATAatgtattatacatatacatcatAGCGAAAgtgaattttgataaaaacaCCGCGATATTTACAGTGACAAATCAATTGCTCACGTAATATTTACAAGCgtacattaataaaaacaaatatatacatatatatatatataacaatacGTCAGAATTCATTCGAAAGGTTTTGCTCGCCTCGTCGTCTATTGTTTGATAtgcgtataaaattaaaaacactcGAAAATCCAACAAGTGTTCGCGTTATTCTGCTTATATTAAATGCCTGTTCGGATACAAGTAGTCAAAGATATATCGTTGAATCCGGTTGTACAGTGGGTCTATGTATTCTTGCAAAAAATGCTCAACGTGTCCAGGGTGCGCGTAGCAAACCCACAGAATGCACAATGAGACCGTGAATGTGGATACGAGCAAGAAGAAGACGCATCGTTCAGTTCGTTCTCTGTGGGCTATTTCAATGCATTCCCGACAAACCAATTTGTGGCATAGGGCTCCATTGATATCACTGTAATACGAACGGTGTGCGAGTcaaattgaattaaattttgtaattatataataatacgatGGAATTAGAGGCGACAGAAAATTACATGAGTTTAATAGTTTCGGTGCATTTGCGCTCGCAGGTATACGTCCGTTTCCGCTTTATTGGCTCTCTGTGGCTTTTTTTCCGACCCATTTTCGAACTAGAGAATCGCCTGAGTATAACGCACTGTCGTGTCACTTgaaagtttataacttttacgATATTATATATCGTTTTTGAAAATGCGCGTGCGACTTTCGGGTTGAGCTTTGGAATAGGACTAACGATATGTAAGTAGTTCTACACAGAATAGGAATTCCTGATGTTTGCTTGTTCGAATCGAATGTTTACCTATGtactatatacctatacatgcTGGGGAAAATTCTTATTCTGATGTATGTTTCAGGAAATTTTCCAAATAACGTAATTTATTTGTCTATACACAGATATACCAATTACTCATGAAAGTATATGAgtatatttttcacaaaataaaacaaatataaatgaGCCACCGAATATAACGGTCGGTATGACACACACTGCACATACAcgcaaaattataaaatcgaGCTACACACTACGCTCTAATTGTAACCGCCAAGTCACAGTAGTTGTAAACATCGAGAGTGGATCTCAACTATACTTATATAGTCAAAACGTTAATTGCAGGTAGTCTGGTATAGGCCTAATACTGCAAGTGATTTGTTCTGTTTTCCGTATTTCTTGTCCCTGTAAGCAACTCCgatattaacaaaataatgataaaatatcgTATAAAATACAACTAAAACTTAGATAATCACTTTTTGGCTTCGTATTACAGTATTCTTGTGATTACAAAAGGAATAATTAAAATGTGTTCAAGTGGTATTAATTATTGTCCCTTTTTGCGGTaaatagtttatttttaaatttctcttCGATcccatttaaaaaaaaatcaacaaacgccATATTATTCGAAGAAACTGTGTAATCgtacaaaaataatgtttattcCAGAACAAAAACTTAATCTATTGTATAGAATGTATTTGTATTGAAATGAAATCTTgttgttttatataaaaacgctcaatgacattgaaattcaaattcaaaaatcgCGCCTCACACGATCGCAGCACTGTCCCAAACTTGACGACCTTGATATCGTGCTCGTAACTTTGTTCATCgctaaaatttacaaaaaaccGTGAGCATTTTTCTAGTCGTAGACTGTAAAAAAAACTTCTTCCCGCTCTTCCCAACTTTCTGACCATTAATCAACCCGTTCAACAATAATCTACAAACCGATCGAGTTGGCAAACCCTCAACCTCCGACTCCTATTCTCCAAATCAGCTGAGCGATAGCAGAGGCAGAGCCACGAGCGCGATACTCGCGCTTTCTGAGTCGAAATCACGCAATAAACGCGACGCCGACAGCACACTGTCCCGCGGATTTTCGCTCTTTTTCTCAGGCATCTCAAAGAATCGTAGCTTAAAAAATGGGTCGTAGAAAGAGTAAAAGGAAGCCGCCCCCGAAGCGAAAGGCCATCGAGCCCCTCGACACGCAGTTCAACTGTCCGTTCTGTAATCACGAAAAGTCTTGCGAGGTTAAAATGTGAGTAAACATTCGCGGTATGGGTGCACGCTGCACGCTGTCCGCCGCTTCGACCAACCCTCTTCTGGCTCTACCTCTCCGCAGCAACTTTTCCCCCCACCTCCAGGCTTTTGAATAAGACCGAGTTGTATATCTAGAAGGTTAGGATATTATTTTGCATCGAGCTTTCCGACTCTGAATCCTATAGTTTGTTCGGCTAAATCAGTGATTTTTGACAAAAAATATAAGGACGGTACGACGGAATTAACGTTACAGCTTGTTGAGGTTAGGTTTTGCGCCTATTTCAATGGGGTT is from Nasonia vitripennis strain AsymCx chromosome 1, Nvit_psr_1.1, whole genome shotgun sequence and encodes:
- the LOC100121054 gene encoding uncharacterized protein LOC100121054, encoding MADASSSDTTSDSYFNECFSDISSEKSFEYVVDSQRTSLITRRNERNFLQKLYTREIRGSLTQHNYAPEERLFTTIPSWRHLSLLQVIPKSALQAGHIVMGLTQCGRFLLTYTYNVDVGVLGSLFKYFLHWWAFTPNRVARKVAEVTLFGNYSIYKELSIVIAQWPTERNKLVIHGLCSNFQIMQSQQTDKAFVTMTTVPSLSNCKDCQSIASSYEEDDLAANWDTCVRCNCLQHGLTVHTAYEVISPYPKFRAPVCLNYSNHIVVNTGNFLHVLRVDLDNVKEKNQRTIEKQDASLVDIEQLDVISISEAEETKAEQYDSLDDKELTPESASVVSPKCDSTITEYDFNDEMQCRVYDRTESEHSLNTSSSNQSDYICDNNKSSISLSEKVCMCLDNMQCQCGNSSSSSCQTEQQAISVRDKILQDFCEDMSQELSIGSDLITLVKHPPCSPRSTPQRLPSDWKTTPWSPSPVHTPPLDILKTRNSDSSHRNSPQPGASQGNSCINITSFNSPLYTLSIGSTTPSSPRLMSPPITKSFRPTNSRKRTNIVSPTSNLNSQPRTRASYKLNLEAEKAYEFTDDALETCEKLSSFRKRRLADKKYEFCDETEDAENIVPFKHVRDQSKHRGCSIYQISPVASPLPNGRRHQIDSEHSESEDFNSQDSHALGDNIYDMTEKNVLRPLNQNQLLPNLCRERTNKPCLSNVSPLVPKATLQYPLIKCTSHFKRSYIHLDDERTSVITDVEDEETGGYVSYQCVLPMQVHGADYVQMGMISNAKAEKLNVPCVSIHQMSFDIETFSHHIADWQCKLFKKKYWHCSDYDIEIIDICALSGDIILLLIMKVQTSEQGQCTDDRKQHVAGCKFTWNVDSNQYRITDILKMKEVKSDLLFSDKSHGGSLNFPWNPTKLIAPLMRQKIQQPYARRVRFLSNELTLSDESITRMKDFDNLVEFYITPMPNCS
- the LOC116417218 gene encoding uncharacterized protein LOC116417218 — its product is MGRKKSHREPIKRKRTYTCERKCTETIKLIDINGALCHKLVCRECIEIAHRERTERCVFFLLVSTFTVSLCILWVCYAHPGHVEHFLQEYIDPLYNRIQRYIFDYLYPNRHLI